In Vibrio alginolyticus NBRC 15630 = ATCC 17749, the sequence ACCTCTTCATGGTTCGAACTTACGATGACTTTTTCGCCCATTCCCTCTTCAATAAGAGAACGCAGTACAAATTGTTTACTATTCCTCAAGGCTGTCAATACTCGATCTGGTGCCACAGAAGCGAGTTCACCACCTTTCTGGACGAAAGGAACAAATTCAAAATGACCTAAAAACGTCGCATCCAGACTATGTATAGCTCGACTATCATGCACATTGACAATACCGAATTGATACTCACCATTCTGTAAACCCTCTTTAATTTCGTTGCGATTACGAACAAGAAAGTTAACTCGCATCATCGGAAAATCTGCTGCTAATTGAATACGAAGCAATACAAGAAAACGGTGTGGTATAGCGCTTGAATAGGCGATACTAACATTCTCTAACCCACCGTAAGCTAGACTTAATGCGACTTTATCGAAAGTACGTGCTTGTTCGATGGTTTGCTTAGCATAGTGGTAAAGAAGATGACCATCTTCTGTCGGTTCTACCGAGCGCCCCACTCGCTCAAACAGGTTGACCGCCAGTTGATCTTCAAGATTGGTAATCACCTGCCCTATTGTGGTTCGGTGCTTATTGAGTTTGACCGCCGCCTTACTAAACGAAAGCTGTTCATAAACGGTTACGAACGCGAGAAGTTGTTCAAAACTAAAATTCATAGGTTGTGCTTACTTTTTAGAGTTATCTAATTAAATTACCACAAGATCGTAGAATTGCTACTTGGTAACGGAAACAATCTGCGTTTGAATTCCTTCTCGACGACACAAAAAAACCTACTAGCTTCAGTAGGTTTTCTCTCACTTAGTTGTACTCAACGACACGAGCTAAATAGTTGAATTCTCCTGAGTCACCATAGTAATCACGGTAGACATCGACACTGAAATATTTAGGTTGATCAGCGTAAATGTGGTCAACGACTTTTTGCTCAAGTGACTCCAACGTTTCACCGACCTGAGAGTACACGAACTGCTTGTTCACTTTTTCCAATTTACGTTGTTTCGCTTCTCTGTGTGACACATAGTTGTTGATCTCTTCCCACTTTCCCACGAACTCGACCGCCACGTAACTCGAGTTCTCGTCAATCATAATAAAGGCTGCACCTTCTTCTTTGATTGCAGACAGTTGCTGCATATCACTATCCACTTTTTGCTGGTCAAGATGGGCTCCACTTTGGGCGAATGCAGTCGCGGAAGCGGTAAGCATCATGAGTGTAAGAACGGCTTTTTTCATTGTATCGTTTTCCTGTATTAAGGGAGTTCAGTTACCCAAAGTTGCCCTTGGGTGGCTTTTTTGAATCCATATTCGTAAATCGTCAGCAAGTAGCGGTGATCGAACATATCTTTCGTTACTTTGGCGTACCTGAAATCTTGATCAATGTAGGTAAACTGCATCTCTATATCGTTGATTTTACTGATGTATTTCATTCGATAGAGATCACCACGAGTTTGCGCTAGCGTAAGGCTTGAGACACTTTTCGATACCAAGTCCAAACCTTTGTCTTTTAGTGGACGATACGGCGCTTTTAACGCACCATTGCGAATCACATCCAACTGAGGCGCTTTTTCTAACCCCAAAGCATCTGAGATTTGTTGATAGTTGAAGTTAGACGGATTAAAGAACACCTGCGCTGCGAGACCGCCATCTACGTGTAACTCCTCAAGTATTTCTCCATCATGTTCAACATCGATAAATTGTGGAGGGAAAACACCAGGGATCGATGCGCTCGCAGCAAGCACCTTGTAAATCAGTTCAGATTTGTCCGCCAAATCACTGTTCGCAATCGCACCAATATTCCAAATCACCAGTTCGCCTGAATCAAAATGGGTACTGCCAATAAAGAGGCGTTTACCATTGCGGTGTTGCTGCGCCATCGCCTCGATCATGGGCTCAGGGTAAGCGTCTGCGATGAAATCATAGAGATTCTCACCATCGGTAAACGCGTCCTTAAACAGGGTATTTAAGAAGTTCTTCTTACCCAAAATATTCTTATCATTGATGTTGAGCATGACTTCTTTCATCTTTGGCATCGCATCACCGCCAATGAAAACAAAAGGAGCGATTAGGGCACCCGCACTGACTCCAGTAATGATGGCATAATCTTTTAGCTCCCCCTTTTCCTGCAGCCCCATCAAAACGCCGGCACCGTATGCGCCGTTTACGCCACCACCCGATAAGGCCAAAATATTGAGCTGTTCACCCTCTACTTTGATCGGTGTGGTTTGATTGTGCGACGAGTAGAGAAAATCCGGAGCTTCATTGGCCCACATTCGAAGTGGCTCATTTGGTGTCGAACTCGCGATCTCGACATCTTTATAGTTGCTTTGAGAAACACGAACATCCAGCGTATGGGGTGAACTACAAGCTACTATCAGCAGCGAAAGTACAACCGTCACACCAGAGGAAATTAAACGATTCATAATCAGTCTCATTTAATGTTCTCTGGCGTATGACCAGAGACTCAGTTTGAAGTTAATTGGGTCAAAATGAAGTCCGTTTCGTTGTTTGGAGTTACTATAGCTAGGCACGGCTAAACCCCATAATCGCGATTGTAGGATGCTATCCATCAAAGCAATTATGCCAAGTTTCTATATGCTAACTTTACGCTTCTCCGTTAATTAGGTACTGCGCTAAGCAATTTTCACGACGTTGAACTCATACGTCGGTTCGACAAATTCGTATTGGGCATTGATCGTCTGTAGCTCCCATGTGCCATAGCCTTTTGTGATCTCCAATACACCGTAAACGGCGTTATGTGTATGACGAAAGGCTGCGACAGGAGACATCTTCTTCACCAAACAAGAGGTAAAAATCGCAGAAATTAAATCACCGACTCCGACTGGCTGCATAGCAAATTCAACACTAGGTCGTTGGGCCAAATAGCTTGCTTTCGGCGTCGCTAAAATCATACTGAAGGCGTCATCTGTTAGTGCATGCAGGTGTTTCACCAATACCATTTTCGGTCCTAACTCTAAGGCTTTTTTACATGCAGTGACCGCATCATAAAGAGAGTTAATTTTCACACCTGTTAACTCGCTCAGTTCAAACTGGTTAGGAACAATCACATCAGCGATGGGCAACAAGCTATGGCTTATCGCTTCTTTGACACCGTCTGCCACAATGCAACCTTTGTCTGGATCACCCATAACTGGGTCACACACATACAGTGCACTATGGTTACGCGATTTGACTAAACTTACCGCTTCGGCCACCGCTCGACATTGCTCTGCGCTGCCTTGATAACCGGACAGTATCGCGCCACATTCGCCTAACTTCTCAATGTTATCTAAGCCTCTCATTAGAGAATGAATTTCATCTGCCCCAAACTTCTGTCCAGTCCAACCTTGCTGGTACTGAGTGTGATTTGAAAACTGAACCGTGTGAATTGGCCAGACTTCGAGGCCCATTCTCTGCATCGGGAAGACGGCAGAACTGTTTCCTGCGTGGCCATAAACCACATGAGATTGAATAGAAATAATGCTTTTCATAAGTCACTCTTAATTGAGAAGTTTGTTAGCTTGGCGACTAAATAAACACAATATCGCGCACTGTGC encodes:
- the pdxY gene encoding pyridoxal kinase PdxY, yielding MKSIISIQSHVVYGHAGNSSAVFPMQRMGLEVWPIHTVQFSNHTQYQQGWTGQKFGADEIHSLMRGLDNIEKLGECGAILSGYQGSAEQCRAVAEAVSLVKSRNHSALYVCDPVMGDPDKGCIVADGVKEAISHSLLPIADVIVPNQFELSELTGVKINSLYDAVTACKKALELGPKMVLVKHLHALTDDAFSMILATPKASYLAQRPSVEFAMQPVGVGDLISAIFTSCLVKKMSPVAAFRHTHNAVYGVLEITKGYGTWELQTINAQYEFVEPTYEFNVVKIA
- a CDS encoding LysR family transcriptional regulator — encoded protein: MNFSFEQLLAFVTVYEQLSFSKAAVKLNKHRTTIGQVITNLEDQLAVNLFERVGRSVEPTEDGHLLYHYAKQTIEQARTFDKVALSLAYGGLENVSIAYSSAIPHRFLVLLRIQLAADFPMMRVNFLVRNRNEIKEGLQNGEYQFGIVNVHDSRAIHSLDATFLGHFEFVPFVQKGGELASVAPDRVLTALRNSKQFVLRSLIEEGMGEKVIVSSNHEEVDQLALVVKMVEAGLGWAILPRTFAHSEFSNNHIEPVEASELLEGFKFGFGLWCQPSKQVGDVKNSIMKVVTEYREKIIRDMT
- a CDS encoding patatin-like phospholipase family protein, coding for MNRLISSGVTVVLSLLIVACSSPHTLDVRVSQSNYKDVEIASSTPNEPLRMWANEAPDFLYSSHNQTTPIKVEGEQLNILALSGGGVNGAYGAGVLMGLQEKGELKDYAIITGVSAGALIAPFVFIGGDAMPKMKEVMLNINDKNILGKKNFLNTLFKDAFTDGENLYDFIADAYPEPMIEAMAQQHRNGKRLFIGSTHFDSGELVIWNIGAIANSDLADKSELIYKVLAASASIPGVFPPQFIDVEHDGEILEELHVDGGLAAQVFFNPSNFNYQQISDALGLEKAPQLDVIRNGALKAPYRPLKDKGLDLVSKSVSSLTLAQTRGDLYRMKYISKINDIEMQFTYIDQDFRYAKVTKDMFDHRYLLTIYEYGFKKATQGQLWVTELP